The following are encoded together in the Parabacteroides chongii genome:
- the rpmF gene encoding 50S ribosomal protein L32 — translation MAHPKRRQGKTRTAKRRTHDKAVTPTMAICPNCGAWHIYHTVCGECGYYRGKLAIVKEAAV, via the coding sequence ATGGCACATCCTAAAAGAAGACAAGGTAAGACAAGAACAGCCAAGAGAAGAACTCATGACAAGGCTGTCACTCCAACAATGGCTATTTGCCCGAACTGCGGCGCATGGCATATTTATCACACTGTATGCGGCGAATGCGGCTATTACAGAGGTAAGTTAGCTATCGTAAAAGAAGCAGCTGTGTAA
- a CDS encoding sensor histidine kinase: protein MSSIYDSRQRLKYLFILIATLIAIVSVFVSDKLVKSLAQEERQKVEIWAEAQRMIASETNGSNMALILKILESNTTIPVLWCNEKDSVIAEKNIELPEKEVDQFLKNKVRELKSKNPPILIDMQDGTFQYLYYDDSIILKRLLIYPYAQLTVVFIFILIAFLALASTKKAEQNKVWVGLSKETAHQLGTPISSLIAWVEYLRTKEIDPSLLSEMEKDVKRLEMIAERFSKIGSNPDPIPVNISDSIRTALNYMETRISSKVKIYTHLPENPVLVLMNDSLFAWVIENLTKNAVDAMEGQGEITFQVEEREKTVRIDITDSGKGIPKSKYKTVFNPGYTTKKRGWGLGLSLVKRIIESYHGGKIFVKSSEVGKGTTFRIELRKYRG from the coding sequence ATGAGCAGTATATATGATTCCCGACAACGGTTAAAGTATCTTTTCATTTTAATTGCCACATTGATTGCAATCGTTTCAGTGTTTGTTTCTGATAAACTTGTGAAGAGTTTGGCGCAGGAAGAACGACAGAAAGTCGAGATTTGGGCGGAAGCACAGCGTATGATCGCTTCTGAGACCAACGGATCGAATATGGCTCTTATCCTGAAAATTTTGGAGAGCAATACGACTATCCCTGTTCTGTGGTGTAATGAAAAGGACAGCGTCATCGCTGAGAAGAATATCGAACTTCCGGAAAAAGAGGTCGACCAGTTTCTGAAGAACAAAGTCCGTGAACTAAAGAGTAAGAATCCCCCTATATTGATCGATATGCAGGACGGAACTTTCCAGTACCTGTATTATGATGATTCAATTATTCTGAAAAGGCTTCTCATCTATCCTTATGCTCAGCTGACGGTTGTGTTTATATTTATCCTGATCGCTTTCCTGGCTCTTGCCAGCACGAAGAAAGCCGAACAGAATAAAGTATGGGTCGGATTATCCAAGGAAACGGCCCATCAGCTCGGAACCCCTATCTCTTCACTGATCGCTTGGGTGGAATATCTCCGTACCAAAGAAATAGATCCTTCCCTGCTTAGTGAGATGGAAAAAGACGTAAAGCGTTTGGAGATGATTGCAGAGCGTTTCTCGAAGATCGGATCCAATCCGGACCCGATACCTGTCAATATCAGCGATTCGATCCGTACGGCTTTAAATTATATGGAAACGCGTATCTCTTCCAAGGTAAAGATATATACTCATCTTCCTGAAAATCCGGTACTGGTCTTAATGAACGACTCCTTATTTGCCTGGGTGATTGAAAACCTGACAAAAAATGCTGTGGATGCGATGGAAGGGCAGGGTGAAATCACTTTTCAGGTAGAAGAGCGGGAAAAGACAGTCCGTATCGATATTACGGATTCAGGCAAAGGTATTCCTAAGTCAAAATACAAGACGGTTTTCAATCCGGGGTATACAACCAAGAAGCGCGGATGGGGACTCGGTTTGTCTTTGGTAAAGCGCATTATCGAGTCTTATCACGGCGGTAAGATATTCGTAAAGAGCTCAGAAGTCGGAAAAGGCACGACATTTCGCATAGAGCTTCGAAAATATAGAGGCTAA
- the era gene encoding GTPase Era, giving the protein MENKHKSGFVNIVGNPNVGKSTLMNRLVGERISIITSKAQTTRHRIMGIVNTDDMQIVYSDTPGVLHPNYKLQESMLNFSESALGDADVLLYVTDVVETIDKNEEFLQRVKTVECPVLLLINKIDTSNQGELEKLVAHWNEILPKAEIIPISALSNFNIDYVKQRVETLMPESPPYFEKDALTDKPARFFVTEIIREKILLYYQKEIPYAVEVVVELFKEEEEMIHIKALIIVERDSQKGIIIGHKGQALKKVGAMARKDIERFFDKKVFLEMFVKVEKDWRNRDNILKNFGYQLD; this is encoded by the coding sequence ATGGAAAACAAGCATAAGTCCGGCTTTGTTAATATTGTCGGTAATCCTAATGTAGGGAAGTCTACGCTGATGAACCGTTTGGTGGGAGAGCGCATCTCCATCATCACGTCGAAGGCGCAGACCACCCGTCATCGTATCATGGGGATTGTGAATACCGACGATATGCAGATCGTGTATTCAGACACGCCGGGAGTCCTGCATCCGAATTATAAGTTGCAGGAATCTATGCTGAATTTTTCGGAGTCGGCATTAGGCGATGCCGACGTGTTACTCTATGTGACCGATGTCGTTGAGACAATCGATAAAAATGAAGAATTTCTTCAGCGGGTTAAAACGGTAGAATGTCCCGTCCTGTTGCTGATCAACAAGATTGATACAAGCAACCAGGGGGAACTGGAAAAACTGGTTGCCCACTGGAACGAGATACTGCCGAAAGCGGAAATTATTCCGATCTCGGCACTTTCAAACTTCAATATTGATTATGTAAAGCAACGGGTGGAGACTTTGATGCCCGAATCTCCCCCTTATTTTGAAAAAGACGCGCTTACCGATAAACCGGCCCGCTTCTTTGTGACGGAGATCATTCGCGAGAAGATACTCCTGTACTACCAGAAGGAGATACCGTATGCGGTGGAAGTCGTTGTAGAGCTGTTTAAGGAAGAAGAAGAAATGATTCACATCAAGGCGCTCATCATTGTGGAACGGGATTCCCAAAAAGGGATTATCATCGGGCATAAGGGACAGGCACTGAAAAAAGTAGGAGCCATGGCCCGCAAGGATATTGAACGTTTCTTTGATAAGAAGGTATTCCTGGAAATGTTTGTCAAGGTAGAAAAAGACTGGCGTAACAGGGATAACATTCTGAAGAATTTTGGTTATCAGCTGGATTAA
- a CDS encoding beta-ketoacyl-ACP synthase III, protein MDKLNAVITGVGGYVPEDVLTNGDISKLVDTTDEWIMTRVGIKERRILKGEGMGTSYMGIRAVKQLLEKTNVNPEEIEVILTATTTADHHFPTTSSIIAHHTGCKNAMTFDLQGACAGFLYGLETGANYIRSGRYKKVIVVAGDKMTAITDYQDRSTCPLFGDACGAVLLEPTTEDVGIIDTILRTEGTGYSHLIMKSGGSAYPPSHETVDNREHFVFQDGKYVFKYAVSYMADVAAEIAEKNNLTHDDITWIVPHQANLRIIDATAKRLGVDMDKVMINIQKYGNTSAGTIPICLWEWEDKLKKGDNLILAAFGAGFTWGAIYLKWGYNGKQA, encoded by the coding sequence ATGGATAAATTGAACGCGGTTATAACAGGTGTAGGCGGATACGTTCCTGAAGATGTATTGACAAACGGGGACATCTCGAAACTGGTCGATACGACAGATGAATGGATCATGACACGTGTTGGTATCAAAGAACGCCGAATTTTGAAAGGAGAGGGCATGGGTACCTCTTACATGGGCATACGTGCTGTGAAGCAACTGCTCGAAAAAACGAATGTGAACCCGGAAGAGATAGAAGTGATCCTGACTGCTACGACGACAGCGGATCATCACTTCCCTACTACCTCTTCGATCATCGCTCACCATACTGGATGTAAGAATGCAATGACTTTCGATTTGCAGGGGGCTTGTGCAGGTTTCCTGTATGGGCTGGAAACAGGTGCAAACTATATTCGTTCGGGACGTTATAAGAAAGTAATTGTTGTTGCCGGTGATAAGATGACAGCCATTACCGATTATCAGGACCGTTCGACTTGTCCTCTGTTTGGCGATGCCTGTGGTGCAGTGTTACTGGAACCGACGACGGAAGATGTTGGTATTATCGATACGATCCTGCGTACGGAAGGTACCGGTTATTCTCACTTGATCATGAAATCTGGTGGTTCAGCCTATCCTCCCAGCCACGAGACTGTTGATAATCGCGAACATTTCGTTTTTCAGGATGGTAAATATGTATTTAAGTATGCTGTTTCTTATATGGCCGATGTGGCTGCAGAAATAGCAGAGAAAAATAATCTGACTCACGACGATATTACATGGATTGTTCCCCACCAGGCCAACCTGCGCATCATCGATGCAACAGCCAAACGTTTGGGTGTGGATATGGACAAAGTCATGATCAATATCCAGAAATACGGTAATACAAGTGCCGGAACAATTCCTATCTGTCTTTGGGAGTGGGAAGACAAGCTGAAGAAAGGGGATAACCTGATTTTGGCTGCATTCGGTGCCGGTTTTACCTGGGGTGCAATTTATCTTAAATGGGGTTATAATGGAAAACAAGCATAA
- a CDS encoding YceD family protein: MGKFKLYNVDLKNLAPGVHEFEYLLENKFFVDIDGDEVQKGKVKVHLTVKRTSVAYEMNFQIEGVAIVPCDRCLDDMEIPVDTHNRLVVKFGKEYAEESDEVVVIPEEEGAINLAWFLYEFIALAVPMKHVHAPGKCNKTMSTKLKKHTAKSTDDGDDDYEEEVDDISMDDDVSGNSDPRWDALKGLMENDNN; this comes from the coding sequence TTGGGAAAATTTAAATTATATAATGTAGATTTGAAAAATCTCGCTCCAGGAGTGCACGAATTCGAGTATTTACTGGAGAACAAGTTTTTTGTGGACATTGACGGAGATGAAGTCCAGAAGGGCAAAGTCAAGGTTCACCTGACGGTGAAACGTACGTCAGTGGCTTATGAAATGAACTTTCAGATTGAAGGTGTAGCAATCGTTCCGTGCGACAGATGTTTGGACGACATGGAGATTCCGGTTGATACCCATAATCGCTTGGTAGTGAAATTCGGCAAAGAATATGCCGAAGAGAGCGACGAAGTGGTAGTAATACCCGAAGAGGAAGGTGCCATTAATCTGGCATGGTTCCTTTATGAGTTTATTGCATTGGCAGTACCGATGAAGCATGTACATGCTCCGGGCAAATGCAATAAGACCATGTCGACGAAGCTGAAGAAGCACACTGCTAAAAGTACAGATGACGGAGATGATGATTACGAAGAAGAAGTGGACGATATTTCCATGGATGATGACGTAAGCGGTAATTCTGATCCTCGCTGGGATGCCCTGAAAGGTTTGATGGAGAATGATAACAATTAA
- the der gene encoding ribosome biogenesis GTPase Der: MGNIVAIVGRPNVGKSTLFNRLTQSRQAIVNDEAGTTRDRQYGKVDWTGKEFSLIDTGGWVINSDDVFEEEINKQVQVALDEADVILFVVDVLNGITDLDIEVAKILRRNKKPVIVVANKADNFEMHAASAEFYSFGLGDPFCVSAINGSNSGDLLDKIVETLPEDQSETLEEELPRIAIIGRPNAGKSSLINAFIGEERHIVTDIAGTTRDSIYTKYNKFGLNFYLVDTAGIRKKGKVNEDLEYYSVIRSIRAIENSDVCILMVDATRGIESQDLNIFSLVQKNKKGLVVCVNKWDLVEDKSQQVIDSYTNAIRERLAPFTDFPILFISALTKQRILKVLETAKEVYDNRQKRIPTAKLNEIMLPIIENYPPPAWKGKYIKIKYITQLPAGQVPSFVFFANLPQWIKEPYKRFLENKIRDNWDFTGTPINIFIREK; this comes from the coding sequence ATGGGAAATATTGTAGCAATTGTTGGTAGGCCCAACGTAGGAAAGTCCACCCTGTTCAACCGTCTGACCCAATCGCGTCAGGCCATCGTGAACGATGAAGCAGGAACTACCCGCGACCGTCAATACGGTAAAGTGGACTGGACCGGTAAAGAGTTTTCGCTGATCGATACAGGCGGATGGGTAATTAATTCGGATGACGTTTTTGAAGAAGAGATAAACAAACAGGTACAGGTCGCGCTCGACGAGGCGGATGTGATCTTGTTTGTCGTAGATGTTTTGAACGGTATTACTGATTTGGATATCGAAGTGGCTAAGATCCTGCGCCGCAACAAGAAGCCGGTTATCGTAGTCGCCAATAAAGCCGATAACTTTGAAATGCACGCTGCTTCGGCGGAGTTCTATTCGTTCGGTTTGGGCGATCCTTTCTGCGTATCAGCCATCAACGGTTCCAACTCAGGTGACCTGCTGGATAAGATCGTTGAGACGCTTCCGGAGGATCAGTCTGAAACATTGGAAGAAGAGCTGCCCCGTATTGCCATCATCGGCCGTCCGAATGCCGGAAAATCTTCTCTGATCAATGCGTTTATCGGTGAAGAGCGTCATATCGTGACGGATATTGCCGGTACGACCCGCGATTCGATCTACACAAAATACAATAAATTCGGCCTGAATTTCTATCTAGTGGATACAGCCGGTATCCGTAAGAAAGGAAAGGTGAACGAAGACCTGGAATATTATTCCGTGATCCGTTCGATCCGTGCCATTGAAAACTCTGATGTCTGTATCCTGATGGTGGATGCCACCCGTGGTATCGAGAGCCAGGATCTGAATATATTCTCTTTGGTGCAGAAGAATAAAAAGGGTTTGGTGGTTTGTGTAAACAAATGGGATTTGGTGGAAGACAAGAGCCAGCAGGTGATTGACAGTTATACGAATGCCATTCGCGAACGTTTGGCACCGTTTACCGATTTCCCTATCCTGTTTATTTCGGCACTGACCAAGCAGCGTATCCTGAAAGTGCTGGAAACGGCCAAGGAAGTCTACGACAACCGTCAGAAACGTATCCCTACAGCGAAACTGAACGAGATCATGCTGCCGATCATCGAGAACTATCCGCCTCCAGCATGGAAAGGAAAGTATATCAAGATCAAATACATCACTCAGTTGCCAGCCGGACAGGTTCCGTCGTTCGTATTCTTTGCCAACCTGCCGCAATGGATCAAGGAGCCTTACAAACGCTTCCTGGAGAACAAGATCCGCGATAACTGGGATTTCACAGGGACACCGATCAATATTTTCATTCGCGAGAAATAA